The Deltaproteobacteria bacterium genome segment CTTTCGAGCAGCGTGTCTCGGCCACGAAGAGGATGGAAGCGATCTCCCCAAATGACATTCCCAGGTTTGTCGTGGATATTTTGAACAATACCACTGATAAAAGGAAATTTGCGCTCAAGGTGGAAAACGAGATCTCGTGCTTGCGGGAAATGCATATGGCGAGTGACGAGCGTCAGCACCATTTGTTTTTGCCACAAGCTGTAACGAATATCGAGATATCGCAGTTGTCCTCGGTCTTGGACCTCATCGTACGGAGCAATATCGAGGCGCTCCATCGCTTCACGCACAAATTGTATGACTTCATTGACTGGCTCTGGATGAACTGCGCAGGCAGAGGTGTCGACCACATCATGTGTCTCTGGCCGATAGAGTCCGATAACGATTTTCCCGTTTACTCGCCGCACTGCCAATTTGGCGCGCATGCGATAACCAAACTGATGGGGGGAGGCAATGAGAGAAGGGACTAAAAGAGAGGAAAGGGAGGGGTAGCTCTTAATAGCCTGCGAAACAATCTCGCATTTCTTCTCAAGCTGTTGCAGGTAGGGGAACCGAACGAAAGGACAGCTAAAGCATGCAGGATAATGTGGACATGGTGGACGTTGAACAGGGGCACTTTCACGGTTTCTTGAATATGTCTGAGAGCGCTCTTCACCTCGCGGTCGAGAGGGAGGTATTTCTCGCTGTGGACGGGCATAACGGTCTGCTCTCTTCTCATCACCATCTTTCCGTAAAAATGGACTTGGTTTGCGAGAGTTTACTTGCCAAGATCGTCGATTATTTTGTTTATCGGTTGGAGTATATCGTGACGCCACCTCAGCACACTACAAACCCATGAGTATGGCGTCAACGAGAGGGG includes the following:
- the rlmD gene encoding 23S rRNA (uracil(1939)-C(5))-methyltransferase RlmD, whose amino-acid sequence is MASRYTPTDKQNNRRSWQVNSRKPSPFLRKDGDEKRADRYARPQREIPPSRPRGEERSQTYSRNRESAPVQRPPCPHYPACFSCPFVRFPYLQQLEKKCEIVSQAIKSYPSLSSLLVPSLIASPHQFGYRMRAKLAVRRVNGKIVIGLYRPETHDVVDTSACAVHPEPVNEVIQFVREAMERLDIAPYDEVQDRGQLRYLDIRYSLWQKQMVLTLVTRHMHFPQARDLVFHLERKFPFISGIVQNIHDKPGNVIWGDRFHPLRGRDTLLERIGPFRIIVPVYAFSQVNPPVARRIYETALEWANITSQEIVLDLYCGIGPISLYLASKAQLVIGIDDNEGAVNTAKQNARRNGYHNCRFFAGDAATKLREITTSLPQIAVAVINPPRKGLSPEAFSALLDANIGRMIYISCEPTTLARDLDCFTQEGYVVKKVQPFDMFPQTDQVETVALLERTSNLHSSQIAREETAPS